From one Dysidea avara chromosome 9, odDysAvar1.4, whole genome shotgun sequence genomic stretch:
- the LOC136266420 gene encoding protein SET-like: protein MAGRPAKSNVSMPKAKVSKLDQQESDEQQKALDKVAEIQSVIDDLNEQASEEILKVEQKYNQARKPHFQERADVIKNIPEFWATTLLSHPNISELIDTEDEGALQYMTELSVEEYEDVKSGYKITFYFSDNPYFENGKISKEFSIDDKGEPKSTGTDISWKPRMNLVSRQPVAMQGRKRSHDEPISFFSWFNDNMIATSDEVAEIIKDDIWNNPLQYYLAVTEMGDNYDEEADEEDEEALEDGDEEDDDPVLGDEEDYEGEEDDDQDEQDN from the exons ATGGCCGGGCGGCCTGCAAAAAGTAATGTATCAATGCCGAAAGCAAAAGTATCTAAGTTGGACCAGCAAGAAAGTGACGAGCAGCAGAAGGCATTGGATAAGGTGGCCGAGATACAGAGTGTCATAGACGACCTGAATGAGCAGGCTTCTGAAGAGATTTTAAAGGTTGAGCAGAAATACAATCAAGCCAGAAAGCCTCACTTTCAAGAGAGAGCGGATGTGATTAAAAATATTCCGGAGTTTTGGGCCACAACT TTATTAAGCCATCCTAACATCAGTGAGCTGATTGATACAGAAGATGAGGGTGCTCTGCAGTACATGACAGAACTTTCAGTAGAAGAGTACGAGGATGTTAAGTCAGGCTATAAAATCACATTT TATTTTAGTGACAATCCCTACTTTGAGAATGGTAAAATATCTAAGGAATTTTCTATTGATGATAAAGGGGAGCCGAAATCTACTGGCACAGATATCAGTTGGAAACCTCGGATG AACTTGGTATCAAGACAACCGGTAGCTATGCAAGGTAGAAAAAGAAGTCATGATGAGCCTATTAGCTTCTTCTCATGGTTCAACGACAACATGATCGCAACTTCAGATGAAGTTGCAGAAATTATCAAAGATGATATCTGGAATAATCCACTACAGTACTACCTT GCAGTCACAGAAATGGGAGATAACTATGATGAAGAAGCTGATGAAGAAGACGAAGAGGCATTAGAAGATGGTGATGAGGAAGATGACGATCCA GTGTTAGGGGACGAGGAGGATTATGAAGGAGAGGAAGATGATGACCAAGATGAACAGGATAATTGA
- the LOC136266418 gene encoding zinc finger CCCH-type with G patch domain-containing protein-like, producing MEQVITDERTLETELKSYEDQLELVEQQLQVSGQEDDEGLVQLKADLTELIGLTQDNLAEVKKRKLLLALEGSDISESLIDTSTNDTTSAATTSNDTDDISGTKCRAPLKESWGAVNYHNAIMVCTEVEEDDDVEVKVRVMFTHPTYNKMKPCSYFLDGMCKFDEDTCKFSHGTVVLYSECLPYNEADLSKVSLERKCLAKHTDGLWHPAIISTVEPGVSTVGIHYTDTKEDVDLELDNVYPLDSSSDSSSSEEQEDEIEDDDNEVVKVISSTPGTTTLGYWEEHTNGIGSKLLQKMGYVYGKGLGKKGEGRLEPVEIVILPNGLSLDACIKLKESKKLRTVGEQPSKRRCRKKRKQAMQKAANTTEPKDETHFFNFLEKTLQSQSKAGNAEDNAKAQVNKMSGQTLNVELFKLDEDKKVIEKKIQSLRSALQRHRGRDKQMESHVTSKLQEAQKTLKQLQDRETLIQTKVSQNKNKHKLAIF from the exons ATGGAGCAAGTTATAACAGACGAACGCACTTTGGAAACTGAACTAAAATCCTACGAAGATCAA TTGGAGTTGGTGGAGCAACAGCTACAAGTCTCTGGTCAAGAAGATGACGAAGGTCTTGTACAGTTGAAAGCTGATCTCACCGAGTTGATAGGCTTAACACAAG ATAACTTGGCTGAAGTCAAGAAAAGAAAActtcttcttgctcttgaaGGATCAGATATCTCCGAGTCTCTAATAGACACTAGCACT AATGACACTACCAGTGCTGCTACAACTAGCAATGACACTGATGACATTAGTGGTACTAAATGTAGAGCCCCACTGAAGGAG TCCTGGGGTGCTGTCAACTACCATAATGCTATCATGGTGTGCACAGAGGTGGAGGAGGATGATGATGTTGAAGTGAAG GTTCGAGTGATGTTTACACACCCTACGTACAACAAGATGAAACCTTGTTCTTATTTCCTTGATGGAATGTGCAAGTTTGATGAAGACACATGCAA ATTCTCACATGGCACGGTGGTCTTGTATTCTGAATGTCTGCCATACAATGAAGCTGATTTGAG TAAGGTTAGCTTGGAAAGGAAGTGTTTAGCAAAGCACACAGATGGGTTATGGCATCCAGCCATCATTAG TACAGTGGAGCCTGGTGTTAGTACTGTTGGTATTCACTATACTGATACTAAGGAAGATGTCGATCTGGAACTTGATAATGTGTACCCATTAG ACTCGTCATCTGACAGTTCCAGTTCAGAGGAGCAAGAAGATGAAATTGaagatgatgacaatgaagtGGTGAAGGTCATCTCCAGTACTCCTGGTACAACCACTCTAGGATACTGGGAGGAACACACCAAT GGAATTGGctctaaattgttacaaaagaTGGGCTATGTCTATGG GAAGGGTCTTGGAAAGAAAGGGGAAGGTCGACTTGAACCTGTCGAAATAGTCATTCTCCCCAATG GGTTATCCCTTGATGCTTGTATCAAGTTGAAAGAATCTAAAAAGTTACGAACTGTAGGTGAGCAACCATCAAAGCGTCGTTGTCGCAAGAAGAGGAAACAGGCAATGCAAAAGGCTGCCAATACAACAGAACCG AAAGACGAGACTCACTTTTTCAACTTTCTAGAAAAAACACTACAATCACAATCAA AAGCTGGCAATGCTGAAGATAATGCAAAGGCTCAGGTGAATAAAATGTCTGGCCAAACCTTGAATGTAGAA TTATTCAAACTAGATGAAGACAAGAAAGTGATAGAGAAAAAAATCCAGTCGTTAAGATCAGCATTACAAAGACACAGGGGAAG AGACAAACAAATGGAGTCACATGTTACGTCTAAACTACAAGAGGCACAGAAAACTCTGAAACAGCTACAAGACAGAGAAACACTAATACAAACTAAAGTatcacaaaacaaaaataaacaTAAATTAGCCATATTCTAA